A stretch of Lathyrus oleraceus cultivar Zhongwan6 chromosome 6, CAAS_Psat_ZW6_1.0, whole genome shotgun sequence DNA encodes these proteins:
- the LOC127091959 gene encoding convicilin → MATTVKSRFPLLLFLGIIFLASVCVTYANYDEGSETRVPGQRERGRQEGEKEEKRHGEWRPSYEKEEDEEEKQKYRYQREKKEQKEVQPGRERWEREEDEEQVDEEWRGSQRREDPEERARLRHREERTKRDRRHQREGEEEERSSESQEQRNPFLFKSNKFLTLFENENGHIRRLQRFDKRSDLFENLQNYRLVEYRAKPHTIFLPQHIDADLILVVLNGKAILTVLSPNDRNSYNLERGDTIKIPAGTTSYLVNQDDEEDLRVVDFVIPVNRPGKFEAFGLSENKNQYLRGFSKNILEASLNTKYETIEKVLLEEQEKKPQQLRDRKRTQQGEERDAIIKVSREQIEELRKLAKSSSKKSLPSEFEPFNLRSHKPEYSNKFGKLFEITPEKKYPQLQDLDILVSCVEINKGALMLPHYNSRAIVVLLVNEGKGNLELLGLKNEQQEREDRKERNNEVQRYEARLSPGDVVIIPAGHPVAISASSNLNLVGFGINAENNQRNFLSGSDDNVISQIENPVKELTFPGSSQEVNRLIKNQKQSHFASAEPEQKEEESQRKRSPLSSVLDSFY, encoded by the exons ATGGCGACCACTGTCAAATCACGATTTCCACTTTTATTGTTTCTGGGAATTATATTCCTGGCCTCTGTTTGCGTCACTTATGCCAATTACGATGAAGGTTCAGAAACTAGGGTACCGGGACAAAGAGAAAGAGGTCGCCAAGAGGGTGAGAAAGAAGAAAAACGCCATGGAGAATGGAGACCTTCATATGaaaaggaagaagatgaagaagagaagCAGAAATATCGATATCAACGTGAAAAGAAGGAACAAAAGGAAGTTCAACCTGGACGTGAGAGATGGGAAAGAGAGGAAGATGAGGAACAAGTAGACGAAGAGTGGAGAGGAAGTCAACGTCGTGAAGATCCCGAAGAAAGGGCAAGGCTAAGGCATAGAGAGGAGAGAACAAAAAGAGACAGACGCCATCAACGTGAAGGAGAGGAGGAAGAAAGATCTTCAGAATCACAAGAACAAAGAAACCCCTTTTTATTCAAGTCTAACAAGTTTCTGACACTCTTTGAAAACGAAAACGGTCACATTCGTCGCCTTCAAAGGTTCGACAAACGTTCAGACTTATTTGAAAATCTCCAAAACTATCGTCTTGTGGAATATAGAGCCAAACCCCACACCATCTTCCTTCCTCAACACATAGATGCTGACTTAATCCTTGTAGTCCTCAATg GGAAAGCCATATTGACAGTGTTGAGTCCCAATGATAGAAACTCGTATAATCTTGAGCGTGGTGATACCATCAAAATTCCCGCAGGAACAACATCTTATCTAGTTAACCAAGATGATGAAGAAGATCTAAGAGTGGTGGATTTTGTAATACCCGTGAACAGGCCTGGTAAATTTGAG GCTTTTGGTCTATCTGAAAATAAAAACCAATACTTACGAGGATTCAGCAAGAACATTTTAGAGGCCTCCTTAAAT ACTAAATACGAGACCATAGAGAAGGTTCTTTTAGAAGAGCAAGAGAAAAAACCACAACAATTGAGAGATCGGAAAAGAACACAACAAGGGGAAGAAAGAGACGCAATAATCAAAGTATCAAGGGAACAAATTGAGGAATTGAGAAAGCTTGCAAAATCAAGCTCAAAGAAAAGCTTACCCTCTGAATTTGAACCTTTCAACTTGAGAAGCCACAAGCCAGAATATTCTAATAAGTTTGGCAAGTTGTTTGAGATTACTCCAGAGAAAAAATACCCTCAGCTTCAAGATTTAGATATACTTGTTAGTTGTGTGGAGATTAACAAG GGAGCTCTAATGTTGCCACACTACAATTCAAGGGCAATAGTTGTACTATTAGTTAATGAAGGAAAAGGAAACCTTGAACTTCTGGGTTTAAAAAATGAGCAACAAGAGAGGGAAGATAGAAAAGAAAGAAACAATGAAGTGCAGAGATATGAAGCTAGATTGTCTCCGGGTGACGTTGTTATCATTCCAGCAGGTCACCCAGTTGCCATTAGTGCTTCATCAAATCTGAATTTGGTTGGATTTGGTATCAATGCCGAGAACAATCAGAGAAACTTCCTTTCAG GATCGGATGACAATGTGATAAGCCAAATAGAAAATCCAGTAAAGGAGCTCACATTTCCTGGATCTTCTCAAGAGGTAAATAGATTAATCAAGAATCAAAAACAATCTCACTTTGCAAGTGCTGAACCTGAACAAAAGGAGGAAGAAAGCCAAAGAAAAAGGAGTCCTCTGTCTTCAGTTCTGGACAGTTTTTACTGA